In Vibrio bathopelagicus, one DNA window encodes the following:
- a CDS encoding urate hydroxylase PuuD, whose product MDPHITEWLNLAIRWAHMIVGVAWIGASFYFVWLENNLNRVNPKTGLSGDLWAIHGGGIYHLEKYKLAPPEMPEHLHWFKWEAYFTWITGVCLLGVVYYLNAEIYLIAPGSGLDSTTAIAIGIGSFVAGWFIYDLLCDSPLGKTPVLLGVVLFVLLVAATYGLTQVFSGRGAYIHVGAIIGTIMVGNVFRVIMPAQRNLVKAIEEKREPDPALPAKGLLRSRHNNYMTLPVLFIMISNHFPSTYGSEYNWLILAGLAIFSILVRHYFNTRHGSQKFAWTVPVAALGMITLAFVTSPYAKKQMTPVVQAQVVQEVQVSATESTVEEAASIDTASTTTDAPALPADHAAQTASAGVSFETINKVIQERCSVCHSSTPSHAAFAAAPAGVMFDTPEEIKANVPRIVAQTVTTKVMPLGNMTQMTDEERALIGTWVEQGATLQ is encoded by the coding sequence ATGGATCCGCATATTACAGAGTGGTTGAACTTAGCAATACGCTGGGCTCACATGATTGTTGGTGTTGCGTGGATAGGCGCATCATTTTACTTTGTTTGGTTAGAGAACAACCTTAACCGAGTAAACCCAAAAACGGGCCTTTCTGGCGACTTATGGGCAATTCACGGTGGTGGTATTTATCACCTGGAAAAATACAAACTTGCACCGCCAGAGATGCCGGAGCACCTGCACTGGTTCAAATGGGAAGCTTACTTCACGTGGATCACCGGTGTGTGTCTACTGGGTGTGGTTTACTACCTTAACGCTGAGATTTACCTGATTGCACCGGGCTCTGGTCTTGATTCAACCACTGCAATTGCGATTGGTATTGGTTCATTCGTTGCCGGTTGGTTTATCTACGACCTACTGTGTGACTCACCATTAGGTAAAACCCCAGTGTTGCTTGGCGTTGTGCTGTTTGTGCTGCTCGTCGCTGCGACATATGGCCTAACTCAAGTGTTCAGTGGCCGTGGTGCTTACATTCATGTGGGTGCAATCATTGGTACCATCATGGTGGGTAACGTATTCCGAGTTATCATGCCTGCACAACGTAATTTAGTGAAAGCGATTGAAGAGAAGCGCGAACCGGATCCGGCATTGCCAGCGAAAGGTCTACTGCGTTCTCGTCACAACAACTACATGACACTGCCAGTGTTGTTCATCATGATCAGTAACCACTTCCCAAGCACTTATGGCTCGGAATACAACTGGCTGATTCTTGCTGGCCTAGCGATCTTCAGTATCTTGGTGCGTCACTATTTCAACACCCGTCACGGTAGTCAGAAATTTGCATGGACAGTACCAGTCGCGGCATTGGGTATGATCACTCTTGCGTTTGTGACTTCACCTTACGCGAAAAAACAGATGACCCCAGTTGTACAGGCGCAAGTCGTTCAAGAAGTGCAAGTAAGCGCGACTGAATCGACGGTAGAAGAGGCTGCTTCAATCGATACTGCTTCAACTACAACTGATGCTCCAGCTTTACCAGCAGACCACGCAGCTCAAACCGCTAGCGCAGGAGTCAGCTTTGAAACCATCAACAAGGTCATTCAAGAGCGCTGTTCTGTGTGTCACTCTTCAACCCCTAGTCACGCCGCTTTTGCTGCTGCGCCTGCGGGTGTAATGTTTGATACGCCAGAAGAGATCAAAGCCAACGTCCCAAGGATTGTTGCTCAAACCGTAACAACCAAGGTGATGCCGCTCGGCAACATGACTCAAATGACCGACGAAGAACGCGCACTCATCGGCACTTGGGTAGAGCAAGGCGCTACGCTTCAATAA
- a CDS encoding ureidoglycolate lyase, translating into MSNGIRRLSIEPLTKQAFAEFGDVIESDNSDFFMINSGSTRRYHQLATTDVQDQGGEAIISIFQATPLSYPLTIKMLERHPLGSQAFIPLLGQPYLIVVAPKGDDPTLANSRAFLSNGRQGVNYHKGVWHHPVLALTDQDQFLIVDRGGEGHNCDEVYFDNDLVALHLDDLPTDDNKEEQRLAKAL; encoded by the coding sequence ATGAGTAATGGAATACGTCGTTTATCAATCGAACCGTTAACCAAGCAGGCTTTTGCAGAGTTTGGCGATGTTATCGAGTCCGATAATAGTGATTTCTTCATGATCAACAGTGGATCAACACGTCGCTACCACCAGTTAGCGACAACGGATGTGCAAGACCAAGGCGGAGAAGCCATCATCAGCATCTTCCAGGCCACACCGTTGAGCTACCCACTGACCATCAAAATGTTAGAGCGTCATCCACTTGGCTCTCAGGCATTCATTCCATTACTTGGTCAACCCTATTTAATTGTTGTTGCGCCAAAAGGCGATGATCCAACATTAGCCAATAGCCGAGCTTTCTTGAGCAACGGCCGTCAAGGAGTGAACTATCACAAAGGGGTGTGGCACCACCCAGTTCTCGCCCTCACCGATCAAGACCAGTTCTTGATCGTCGATAGAGGCGGCGAAGGACACAACTGTGATGAAGTTTATTTCGACAACGACCTAGTGGCATTGCATTTGGACGATCTGCCAACGGACGACAATAAGGAAGAGCAACGTTTAGCTAAAGCGTTGTGA
- the alc gene encoding allantoicase, which produces MTQTFEQYINLADEKLGAEAIFATDDFFADKSRLLSHAAPEWKDDLYDDNGKWMDGWESRRKRGEGYDHCVVRLGLAGTIAGVDVDTSFFTGNFPPSASIDACYSPQGEPTDSTEWQEILPSMALQGDHHHLEEIESDLVFTHLRLNIYPDGGVARLRVYGRPSVDWDAIDSQQQVDLAAVEHGGRALACSDEHYGNKANILGPGRGENMGDGWETARRRTPGNDWVIVALGHPGNIERIVVDTAHFKGNYPDSCSIQAAYVKGGTDDQVATQSLFWRELLPAQKLQAHEIHEFISEVNDLGAITHVRANIFPDGGISRLRLFGTKAK; this is translated from the coding sequence ATGACCCAAACATTTGAACAATACATAAACCTTGCAGACGAAAAACTCGGTGCAGAAGCTATCTTCGCAACAGACGATTTTTTCGCGGATAAAAGCCGTCTACTCAGCCACGCAGCGCCAGAGTGGAAAGACGACTTATACGACGATAACGGCAAGTGGATGGACGGTTGGGAAAGCAGACGTAAACGTGGCGAAGGTTATGACCACTGTGTCGTTCGCCTTGGTCTAGCTGGCACCATTGCTGGCGTTGATGTTGATACCTCTTTCTTCACTGGTAACTTCCCACCTTCGGCTTCAATTGACGCGTGTTATTCACCACAAGGTGAACCAACTGACTCAACAGAGTGGCAAGAAATTCTGCCTTCAATGGCACTACAGGGTGATCACCATCATCTTGAAGAGATTGAAAGCGACCTAGTATTTACTCACCTACGTTTGAACATCTACCCAGACGGCGGTGTTGCACGTCTACGTGTTTACGGTCGACCAAGCGTGGATTGGGACGCAATAGATTCTCAGCAACAAGTTGACCTAGCAGCCGTTGAACACGGTGGTCGAGCACTCGCATGTAGCGATGAGCACTATGGCAACAAAGCCAATATCTTAGGCCCAGGCCGCGGTGAAAACATGGGGGACGGTTGGGAAACAGCACGTCGTCGTACACCGGGTAACGACTGGGTTATCGTGGCACTAGGCCATCCAGGTAACATTGAACGTATCGTTGTGGATACTGCCCACTTCAAAGGTAACTACCCAGACAGCTGTTCGATTCAAGCGGCTTACGTGAAAGGCGGTACCGACGACCAAGTTGCAACACAAAGCCTATTCTGGCGTGAACTGTTGCCTGCTCAAAAGCTGCAAGCACACGAGATTCACGAATTCATTTCTGAGGTTAATGACCTTGGTGCGATTACCCACGTACGTGCAAACATATTCCCAGATGGTGGTATCAGCCGTTTGCGTCTATTTGGTACGAAAGCGAAATAG
- the uraD gene encoding 2-oxo-4-hydroxy-4-carboxy-5-ureidoimidazoline decarboxylase encodes MTEFRSCQPTTMERDTFVAHFADVYEHSPWVAEVVYDQGLNAEDDHIENLHLKMATTLLNAEQGKQLALINAHPDLAGRAAVNGELTESSTKEQAGAGIDQCSAEEFEKFTSYNNSYKSRFNFPFIMAVKGANRYQILESFEMRLGNDSETEFATAIQEINKIAMFRLWDM; translated from the coding sequence GTGACTGAATTTCGATCATGCCAACCAACAACCATGGAACGCGATACCTTTGTCGCTCATTTCGCTGATGTTTACGAACATAGCCCATGGGTTGCAGAAGTGGTGTATGACCAAGGTTTGAATGCCGAAGATGACCATATCGAGAATCTTCATCTGAAAATGGCAACAACCTTGTTAAATGCAGAGCAAGGCAAACAGTTGGCTTTGATCAACGCTCACCCGGATTTAGCCGGCCGAGCAGCAGTAAACGGCGAACTCACAGAGTCGTCGACAAAAGAACAAGCGGGGGCGGGCATTGACCAGTGCAGCGCCGAAGAATTTGAAAAATTCACTTCTTACAACAACAGCTACAAAAGTCGCTTCAATTTCCCTTTTATCATGGCGGTGAAGGGAGCCAATCGTTACCAAATTCTTGAGTCGTTCGAGATGCGATTAGGAAATGATAGTGAAACTGAGTTTGCTACGGCGATTCAAGAGATCAACAAGATCGCGATGTTTCGTCTCTGGGATATGTAA
- the puuE gene encoding allantoinase PuuE, whose product MNKDYSRNLIGYGANPPNPQWPGNARVAVSFVLNYEEGGERCLLHGDDESEAFLSEIPSAQPIKGERHISMESIYEYGSRVGVWRVLRLFDEYEIPLTVFAVAMAIERHPDVAKAMVEAGHEICSHGYRWIDYQYIDESEERDHMTKAIEIIQQVTGQRPQGWYTGRTGPNTRRLVAEEGGFLYDSDAYDDDLPYWHTETGHPQLVIPYTLDVNDMRFSTAQGFNSGEQFFQYLKDTFDTLYMEGETAPKMMSVGLHCRLIGRPGRIAALRRFLDYVKQHDSVWLCRRIDIANHWHQHHPYQQQANHQQKK is encoded by the coding sequence ATGAATAAGGATTATTCAAGAAATTTGATCGGTTACGGAGCTAACCCTCCAAACCCTCAATGGCCAGGTAATGCGCGCGTCGCGGTTTCTTTTGTATTGAACTATGAAGAGGGCGGTGAGCGTTGTTTGTTACATGGAGACGACGAGTCTGAAGCCTTTCTTTCAGAGATCCCGTCAGCACAACCGATCAAAGGCGAACGTCACATCAGCATGGAATCCATCTATGAATATGGTAGCCGTGTGGGTGTATGGCGTGTTCTTCGCTTGTTCGATGAATATGAAATCCCACTGACCGTATTTGCGGTCGCTATGGCGATCGAACGTCACCCAGACGTTGCCAAAGCCATGGTCGAAGCGGGGCATGAAATCTGTAGCCACGGTTACCGCTGGATAGACTATCAATACATTGATGAGTCTGAAGAGCGTGATCACATGACCAAAGCGATTGAGATCATCCAGCAAGTGACGGGCCAACGTCCACAAGGCTGGTACACAGGTCGTACAGGGCCGAATACTCGTCGTTTAGTGGCAGAAGAAGGCGGCTTTCTTTATGACTCAGATGCCTACGATGATGACCTGCCTTATTGGCATACCGAAACGGGTCACCCTCAATTGGTGATCCCTTACACACTCGATGTGAACGACATGCGTTTTTCTACCGCGCAAGGTTTCAACTCAGGTGAACAGTTCTTCCAGTATCTAAAAGACACTTTTGACACCCTTTATATGGAAGGCGAAACCGCACCGAAAATGATGTCGGTTGGGTTGCACTGTCGGCTGATTGGTCGCCCCGGTCGTATTGCTGCGTTAAGACGTTTCCTAGATTACGTCAAACAGCACGACAGTGTGTGGCTATGTCGTCGAATCGATATTGCCAATCACTGGCACCAACATCATCCATACCAACAACAAGCTAATCATCAACAGAAAAAATGA
- the uraH gene encoding hydroxyisourate hydrolase — protein MGRLTTHVLDTTHGLPGAEIKVELYKVNEDSTEKLATVLTNSDGRTDAPILAGNDFRPGKYQLVFYVADYYKSKGVELDGVPFLDDVVIRFGLDDPEAHYHVPLLVSPYSFSTYRGS, from the coding sequence ATGGGAAGACTAACAACACACGTATTAGACACTACTCACGGCTTACCAGGTGCAGAGATCAAGGTAGAGCTTTATAAGGTCAATGAAGACTCAACAGAAAAGCTGGCGACGGTACTCACCAACTCCGATGGCCGAACCGATGCGCCGATTCTGGCAGGGAATGATTTCCGACCAGGGAAATATCAATTGGTGTTCTACGTTGCGGATTACTACAAAAGCAAAGGTGTAGAATTGGATGGTGTGCCCTTCTTAGATGATGTGGTGATTCGTTTCGGCTTAGATGACCCAGAAGCGCATTATCATGTCCCTCTTCTCGTCTCGCCTTACAGTTTCTCAACCTATCGGGGCAGTTAG
- a CDS encoding NCS2 family permease, which translates to MSESKTEILNQDANNGILEKLFKIKAHGSSVKNELVGGVTTFATMAYIIFVNPQIMAASGMDAGAVFVATCIGAAIGCLLMGLFANWPVGLAPGMGLNAFFSFTVVSEMGYSWEVALGAVFISGILFVGMSFYKVRQWIIESIPVSLRYSMTAGVGLFLGLIGLKTAGIVVENPATLVSLGDFTKPEALLAAIAFLIIAVLSERKVFGAVLIGILSVTLVGMMLGLVHYNGFFAAPPSLAPTFLKMDIMGALDVSMISVILAFLFVNMFDTAGTLMGVAERANLTNPETGKIEGLSKALKADSISSVAGACVGCPPVTSYVESAAGVAAGARTGLSAIVVGALFLAAIFLSPLAGMIPAYATSGALIYVAFVMMSSMQHVDWKDFTNGAPAAITALMMPLTFSIANGIALGFITYTVLKLATGKTKDVSISMYFLAAIFVAKLVFIG; encoded by the coding sequence ATGAGTGAGAGTAAAACAGAAATACTCAACCAAGATGCGAATAACGGAATTTTAGAGAAACTCTTTAAAATTAAGGCACACGGGAGCAGTGTGAAAAATGAGTTGGTCGGGGGTGTCACGACCTTCGCCACCATGGCATACATTATCTTCGTTAACCCACAAATTATGGCCGCATCAGGTATGGACGCGGGGGCCGTATTCGTCGCAACCTGTATTGGTGCTGCGATCGGTTGTTTGCTAATGGGGTTATTTGCGAACTGGCCTGTCGGCCTTGCGCCGGGTATGGGGCTGAATGCCTTCTTCTCGTTCACTGTAGTAAGTGAAATGGGCTACAGCTGGGAAGTGGCACTGGGTGCAGTGTTCATCTCCGGTATCTTGTTCGTCGGAATGAGCTTCTACAAAGTCCGCCAATGGATAATTGAAAGTATCCCAGTGAGTCTGCGTTACTCCATGACAGCGGGTGTTGGTTTATTCCTGGGCCTGATTGGTCTGAAAACAGCAGGTATTGTCGTTGAAAACCCAGCAACTTTGGTTTCATTAGGTGACTTCACCAAACCTGAAGCTCTACTTGCAGCTATCGCATTCCTTATCATCGCCGTTCTGAGTGAACGCAAGGTATTTGGCGCAGTGTTAATCGGTATTTTGAGTGTAACTCTGGTCGGCATGATGCTTGGCCTCGTTCACTACAACGGTTTCTTCGCAGCCCCACCAAGTTTAGCTCCTACGTTCCTAAAGATGGATATTATGGGTGCGCTTGATGTTTCGATGATCAGCGTTATCTTGGCTTTCCTTTTTGTAAACATGTTCGATACCGCGGGTACTTTGATGGGCGTGGCTGAGCGTGCAAACCTAACTAACCCTGAAACGGGCAAAATTGAAGGTCTGAGCAAAGCACTGAAAGCCGATAGTATCTCAAGTGTTGCAGGTGCGTGTGTGGGTTGTCCACCTGTCACCAGTTACGTAGAAAGTGCTGCAGGTGTTGCAGCCGGTGCTCGAACAGGCCTATCTGCGATTGTAGTTGGCGCTTTGTTCTTAGCGGCGATTTTCCTATCACCACTTGCTGGAATGATCCCTGCTTACGCCACCTCTGGCGCGTTGATTTACGTAGCGTTTGTGATGATGAGCAGCATGCAGCACGTTGATTGGAAAGATTTCACCAACGGTGCACCCGCAGCGATTACCGCTTTGATGATGCCACTGACGTTCTCTATCGCGAATGGTATCGCACTGGGTTTCATTACCTACACAGTACTTAAGCTGGCGACAGGTAAAACAAAAGACGTATCAATTTCGATGTACTTCCTAGCGGCTATCTTCGTTGCCAAGCTGGTATTCATCGGATAA
- a CDS encoding nucleobase:cation symporter-2 family protein, with translation MKLLYTLNERPPHGLTFLLALQHMLASIGGIVAVPLIVGASIGLPNTEIVSLINAALLASGIVTVAQCLGFGPVGIRLPVVMGSSFAFLGVAISIGNEGGVAAIMGSALIGSFVVIAASFYMDKVRKLFPTVVSGVVVTLIGLTILPVAMNWVGDSPANSEQFATLPKLFLALVSLGIVVGVSVYCKGAVAASAIVIGLAGGYIVALSLGMVDLEQISSAAWVGGPEPFKYGFTFSASAIISMSLVYIVVIAEATGDFMALGNNCQTKVSGKDLKRGLLGDGLGSTLSSILTAMPLASFSQNVGIVGITGVASRYVVAATGGLLILGGLFPKLAAIAVTIPKPVLGGVGFVMFGMIAYAGIRMLIKAADTKRNALVICVGLASGLAVTFEPRLLQHLPHDLANFLHSGITTGTIMTVLLNLVLPKSSRAEEQEALAESQAQVELEMKEQAEEAMASDEQLETQQASTEANVQAASENPEPKAN, from the coding sequence ATGAAACTTCTGTACACCCTAAATGAAAGACCGCCTCACGGCTTAACCTTTTTACTCGCTTTACAGCATATGCTCGCCTCGATAGGTGGCATCGTCGCTGTTCCCCTCATTGTCGGCGCTTCTATCGGCCTACCTAACACAGAGATCGTCTCACTGATCAATGCAGCACTACTGGCATCTGGTATTGTGACCGTCGCTCAATGCCTCGGCTTTGGCCCTGTTGGCATTCGACTGCCCGTGGTTATGGGTTCGAGCTTTGCCTTTTTAGGTGTGGCGATTTCAATCGGTAACGAAGGTGGTGTCGCCGCTATCATGGGATCGGCGCTGATCGGCTCATTCGTGGTCATAGCTGCTAGCTTCTACATGGACAAGGTTCGAAAGCTGTTCCCAACCGTGGTAAGTGGTGTGGTGGTTACCCTAATCGGCTTAACCATTTTACCGGTTGCCATGAATTGGGTCGGAGACTCTCCTGCCAACAGTGAACAATTCGCCACGCTACCTAAACTGTTCCTAGCCCTTGTCTCACTGGGTATTGTGGTTGGTGTATCGGTTTACTGCAAAGGTGCCGTTGCTGCCTCTGCTATCGTGATTGGTTTAGCGGGAGGCTACATTGTAGCGCTATCGCTCGGCATGGTAGACCTTGAGCAAATCAGCTCTGCCGCTTGGGTTGGTGGCCCTGAACCTTTCAAATATGGCTTTACCTTTTCTGCCAGCGCTATCATCAGCATGAGCTTGGTATACATCGTGGTTATCGCTGAAGCAACGGGCGACTTCATGGCATTGGGCAACAACTGCCAAACCAAAGTTAGTGGTAAAGATCTAAAACGTGGATTACTAGGTGATGGCCTTGGTAGTACGCTCTCTTCAATTCTAACGGCGATGCCATTGGCATCATTCAGCCAAAACGTTGGTATTGTCGGTATCACAGGTGTTGCAAGTCGCTATGTCGTAGCAGCAACAGGTGGTTTGCTAATTTTAGGCGGTTTATTCCCGAAATTAGCTGCTATTGCCGTCACCATTCCTAAACCAGTATTAGGCGGCGTAGGTTTTGTCATGTTTGGAATGATTGCCTACGCGGGTATCCGCATGTTGATCAAAGCCGCAGACACCAAACGTAACGCTTTGGTAATCTGTGTTGGTTTGGCGTCTGGTTTAGCTGTTACCTTCGAACCAAGATTACTCCAACATTTACCTCATGACCTAGCGAACTTTCTTCACTCTGGCATCACGACCGGTACTATCATGACCGTGCTGCTAAACCTTGTGTTACCGAAATCTTCACGAGCAGAAGAACAAGAAGCACTAGCCGAAAGCCAAGCACAAGTTGAGCTAGAAATGAAAGAGCAAGCTGAAGAAGCAATGGCGTCAGACGAGCAATTAGAGACTCAACAGGCAAGCACAGAAGCAAATGTTCAAGCAGCATCAGAAAATCCTGAGCCCAAAGCGAACTAA
- a CDS encoding 8-oxoguanine deaminase encodes METIWIKNPLAIYTGSNADAEGGIVIKGNKIIELVGKHREPTLPVDYSVDASRHVVTPGLINAHHHFYQTLTRAYPGALNKELFHWLQSLYPVWANLDSEMMSLATELALVELMMSGCTTASDHHYLLPNGLEHAIDLQVEAAEKLGVRAIFTRGSMSLGEDEGGLPPRHTIQTEQTIIDDSQRLIRDYHQRDEGAMIQIALAPCSPFSVTTDLMKETAKISERENVMMHTHLCETLDEEDFCIEKFGLRPVDYLEDVGWLNERTWLAHGIHFNSEEIKRLGKAGIGISHCPTSNMMLASGICKNNDLEAAGVKVGLGVDGSASNDGSNMIAEVRMAMYLQRLQYGSANVSHFDALRWATSGSAAAMGRTDIGTLEVGKQADIAMFKLDDIRFSGSHDPLAALLLCGAQQADKVMVAGKWRVNDGAVIGVDMEQLMHRHHAAAMKLGKLAMNNN; translated from the coding sequence ATGGAAACCATCTGGATTAAGAATCCTCTCGCAATCTACACTGGCTCAAATGCAGATGCAGAAGGCGGTATTGTCATAAAAGGTAATAAAATCATTGAACTGGTTGGTAAACACAGAGAACCAACCTTACCCGTAGATTACAGCGTAGACGCCTCTCGTCATGTTGTAACTCCTGGGCTTATCAATGCGCACCACCACTTCTATCAAACCTTAACGCGTGCCTACCCCGGCGCACTTAATAAAGAGCTCTTCCATTGGCTGCAAAGCCTCTATCCTGTTTGGGCAAACCTCGATTCTGAAATGATGAGCCTAGCCACAGAACTGGCTCTGGTGGAATTAATGATGTCGGGTTGTACTACAGCTTCCGATCACCATTACTTATTGCCAAACGGGCTTGAGCACGCTATTGATTTACAAGTCGAGGCGGCAGAGAAGCTGGGTGTAAGGGCAATTTTCACTCGCGGTTCTATGAGCCTAGGGGAAGATGAAGGTGGACTACCTCCACGACACACCATTCAAACCGAACAAACCATCATTGATGACAGCCAACGCTTGATTCGCGATTACCACCAGCGTGATGAAGGGGCGATGATTCAAATCGCACTCGCGCCTTGTTCACCGTTCTCTGTCACCACAGATCTGATGAAAGAAACCGCTAAGATAAGTGAGCGTGAGAACGTAATGATGCACACGCACTTATGTGAAACACTTGATGAAGAAGACTTCTGTATTGAGAAGTTTGGCCTGCGCCCTGTGGATTACCTAGAGGATGTGGGTTGGTTAAACGAACGCACTTGGCTTGCTCATGGCATTCACTTCAATTCAGAAGAGATCAAACGTTTAGGTAAAGCGGGAATCGGTATCAGCCACTGCCCTACCTCCAACATGATGTTGGCTTCCGGTATTTGTAAGAACAACGACCTTGAAGCCGCTGGCGTCAAAGTGGGGCTTGGTGTGGACGGTTCCGCCTCAAACGATGGCTCCAATATGATTGCCGAAGTGCGCATGGCGATGTATCTACAACGCCTGCAATATGGTTCGGCGAACGTCTCCCATTTCGATGCCCTACGCTGGGCAACCTCAGGCTCTGCTGCCGCTATGGGGCGAACTGATATTGGTACGCTCGAAGTTGGCAAACAAGCTGATATTGCGATGTTCAAACTCGATGATATTCGTTTCTCTGGCAGCCACGATCCACTCGCTGCACTATTGCTTTGTGGTGCTCAACAAGCAGATAAAGTGATGGTTGCCGGTAAGTGGCGAGTCAACGATGGCGCTGTGATTGGCGTAGACATGGAGCAACTGATGCACCGCCACCATGCAGCAGCCATGAAGTTAGGTAAGTTGGCGATGAATAACAATTAA
- a CDS encoding alpha-xenorhabdolysin family binary toxin subunit A: MKKITKTLVLSSISIGLLSSFVFTSQAATVQINQASAEQNIPQVTYNTIMGDNGAFIDLETDNFILKQQEWYQIQAYVEGALALPVTEASMKSTLSIPNDIPFSNFEALVQQYSNIHDTAFYWKKDLYPSIVDLSLSLANYVQIKDYMLKPLSDALNEMLAKAFSPMPEDIEAVERNRKMAIAYLKSLQSFSMRYQQEVSDVGGDLLEFSATLDTQKLQLDVLEGTHNGYLSDDGSALQQRVNDINARITQLNKDYTHYVTVASTAVTYAWFPLVAGPIMGVYGDKAEKARKLRNELQNEVKELQEQLTYTQKIYNSYHRSSESIDMISQQIENAIPHINKLKLNWQKMNADFTSLLVALEQAQNNADIMKDDAMLGAIGALANTTVAESNWSNISEKAKAFANNAYIQEME; encoded by the coding sequence ATGAAAAAAATCACTAAAACACTCGTATTATCTTCGATTTCAATTGGGCTACTTTCCTCTTTTGTTTTCACTTCTCAAGCAGCTACAGTTCAAATTAACCAAGCGTCAGCAGAACAAAACATACCTCAAGTCACCTACAACACGATCATGGGGGATAATGGCGCATTTATCGATTTAGAAACTGACAACTTTATTCTCAAGCAGCAAGAGTGGTATCAGATCCAAGCCTATGTCGAAGGTGCTTTAGCGCTGCCCGTGACAGAAGCCAGTATGAAGTCGACTTTAAGTATTCCTAACGACATTCCTTTCTCTAATTTCGAAGCTCTGGTTCAGCAATACTCAAATATTCACGATACCGCCTTCTATTGGAAAAAAGATCTCTATCCAAGCATCGTTGACCTGTCATTAAGCTTGGCCAATTACGTCCAAATTAAAGACTATATGCTTAAGCCGCTAAGCGATGCTTTGAATGAAATGCTGGCCAAAGCATTCTCGCCAATGCCAGAAGATATTGAAGCGGTGGAACGTAATAGAAAGATGGCGATCGCTTACCTAAAAAGCCTGCAAAGTTTTTCAATGAGATACCAGCAAGAAGTGTCTGACGTTGGTGGTGACCTATTGGAATTCTCAGCCACATTAGACACACAAAAATTGCAGTTAGATGTGTTGGAAGGCACTCACAACGGTTACCTAAGCGATGATGGCAGTGCGCTTCAGCAGCGAGTGAATGACATCAACGCACGTATTACTCAACTCAACAAAGATTACACTCACTACGTTACGGTCGCCTCTACTGCGGTGACTTATGCATGGTTCCCTCTAGTTGCAGGTCCAATCATGGGCGTATATGGCGATAAAGCAGAAAAAGCACGCAAACTTCGTAACGAGTTACAAAACGAAGTAAAAGAGCTTCAAGAGCAGTTAACTTACACGCAGAAAATATATAACTCCTATCATCGATCTTCAGAAAGTATCGATATGATTTCTCAACAAATTGAAAATGCGATTCCACATATTAATAAGCTGAAACTGAATTGGCAAAAAATGAACGCCGACTTTACTTCACTGCTCGTGGCATTAGAACAAGCCCAGAATAATGCCGACATCATGAAAGACGACGCAATGCTTGGTGCCATAGGTGCACTTGCCAATACAACGGTTGCAGAAAGTAACTGGAGTAATATCAGCGAGAAAGCAAAAGCGTTTGCAAACAATGCGTACATTCAAGAAATGGAATAG